The following proteins are encoded in a genomic region of Telopea speciosissima isolate NSW1024214 ecotype Mountain lineage unplaced genomic scaffold, Tspe_v1 Tspe_v1.0257, whole genome shotgun sequence:
- the LOC122647885 gene encoding 50S ribosomal protein L14, chloroplastic-like, which yields MCIRIIGASNRQYAHIGDVIVAVIKEAVPNMPLERSEIIRAVIVRTCKELKRDNGMIIRYDDNAAVVIDQEGNPKGTRVFGAIARELRRLNFTKIVSLASEKASDRDHSSRQYERAPKAKPPPNTLYQIKIDTL from the exons ATGTGTATTCGAATCATAGGAGCTAGTAATCGCCAATATGCTCATATCGGTGACGTTATTGTTGCTGTAATCAAAGAAGCAGTGCCCAATATGCCTCTAGAGAGATCAGAAATAATCAGAGCTGTAATTGTACGTACATGTAAAGAACTCAAACGTGACAACGGTATGATAATACGATATGATGACAATGCAGCAGTTGTCATTGATCAAGAAGGAAATCCAAAAGGAACTCGAGTCTTTGGTGCGATTGCTCGGGAGTTGAGACGGTTGAATTTTACTAAAATAGTTTCATTAGCTTCTGag AAAGCAAGCGACCGGGATCATTCAAGCCGACAGTATGAACGTGCCCCCAAGGCAAAGCCCCCGCCAAATAccctttatcaaataaaaatagacaCCTTGTAA